CGACGCGAAACCGATGAAATTTTCCGTCGTTTCCAAGATAGGTTGCCGTGGCCGTGACCGTCGCGCCAACTGGTGTCGGAGCCAGATGGCGTACGTTGACTTCCACGCCGACGGAAAGTTCACCCGCCGCCTGGATACGCTCCAGCATCCGCCCACAGACAAGTTCCATCAGGGCAATCATCCGAATGGTGGCAAACACATCAATGTAGGCATCCTGGTAGCTTCCGTCCCTCCACTCGGCCGACAGGCCGTGCGCGGTATCGTGTTTGGTGACGACGTAGGTGACGGTTTCGGTCTGTCCGACGGCAAGCATTGGCAAACTCCATGCAACTGGCAGCTTGCGGGCTACTTCCAGTAACTCCGGTCAAGACTGCGGTACTGAATGGCTTCGGCCACGTGGTGCGCCGCGATGTTGGTTGCGCCTTCAAGGTCGGCAATGGTCCGGCTGACCTTCAGGATGCGGTCATACGCCCGCG
This window of the Chloracidobacterium sp. N genome carries:
- a CDS encoding thioesterase family protein; amino-acid sequence: MLAVGQTETVTYVVTKHDTAHGLSAEWRDGSYQDAYIDVFATIRMIALMELVCGRMLERIQAAGELSVGVEVNVRHLAPTPVGATVTATATYLGNDGKFHRFRVEAFDPAGKIGEGEHTRAIVTVERLLAGAQKRLMSR